From Microcoleus sp. bin38.metabat.b11b12b14.051:
GATCTCAAATTTGCCCGCAGCGCCAACACCGACAATTATTGAAAATCCGGCGCCAGTATTGAATTTGCCCGCAGCAATAGCACCGACAATCGTTCAAAATCCCGTGCCGGTATTGAATTTGCCCGCAGCAATAGCACCGACAATCGTTCAAAATCCGTCGCCGATCTCAAATTTGCCCGCAGCAATAGCACCGACAATCGTTCAAAATCCCGCGCCGATCTCAAATTTGCCCGCAGCAATAGCACCGACAATCGTTCAAAATCCGTCGCCAATATTGAATTTGCCGCCAGCAATAGCACCGACAATCGTTCAAAATCCGTCGCCAATATTGAATTTGCCGCCAGCAATAGCACCGACAATCATTGAAAATCCCGCGCCGATCTCAAATTTGCCCGCAGCAATAGCACCGACAATCGTTCAAAATCCGTCGCCGATCTCAAATTTGCCCGCAGCAATAGCACCGACAATCGTTCAAAATCCGTCGCCGGTATTGAATTTGCCCGCAGCAATAGCACCGACAATCGTTCAAAATCCCGTGCCGGTATTGAATTTGCCCGCAGCAATAGCACCGACAATCGTTCAAAATGCCGCACCGACAATTACTCAAATTGTCCCTCCACCCGCCCCAATCAATCTCGCACCGATACCCACAGCGGAATTCCCACCGTCGCTCTCGGCCACCGAGCTGCCGAGCACAAATCCTTTATTTTCCGCCAGCTTGCAACAGCAAAACCAGATATCTAATTCGTTGCAGCAGCGCAATTCACCTCCGGTATCTCCGGATATTCAGGCTTCCAACTTACCAAGCAACTCTAACGCGGTTATTTTTCAGGTAGAAAACAGATTTACCAGCGAGTTTGTTGATTATCTAGGTTTGCCGCCCACAAATACGATCGCCACCCTAGCAGATACTCAAAATACCCTTCGCAGCGTCCAACAAGCCACAGGTATCAAACCAGCTCTCGTTTATATGAGTTTTTCACCCAGAGGTTCTACACTCGATCGGCCTTATAACAGTTCGCCGCTGTTGCGTGTAGAACAGCAAATTCAAGGCTCTGACGAACTGGAACTAATGGTGATCACCCCCGAAGGTGTTCCTGTTCGCCAGCGCATCTCTGGAACTTCTCGCCTCCAGGTAATGGAAGCTGTTCGGAGATTTCGTAACGAACTGACTAATCCGGTAAAGCGCAATACCACAAGCTATTTGCCGTTAGCCCAGCAGCTCTACCAGTGGCTGGTAGCCCCGCTGGAAGCAGAGCTGCAAGCCAAAGGCATTCAGAATTTATCTTTTATCTCGGATCTGGGGTTGCGATCGATTCCGATGGCCGCCCTGCACGACGGTAAAGGCTTTCTGATAGAGCGTTACAGCGTCGGCTCGATGCCGAGTCTGAGTTTGACAGATACCAGCCCCACCAATTTCAAAAATACCCAAGTTCTGGCAATGGGGGCGTCGCAATTTCCCGAGATGAGTCCTTTACCTGCGGTGGAAATAGAAGTATCCGCAATCACCCCGCAGCGGTGGCCCGGAAAGTCTTTCTTGAACCAAGCTTTCACTCTGGCAAATTTGAAATCGCAGCGCCAGCAGCAGCCATTTGGCATGATTCACTTGGCTACTCACGCCGAATTTCGATCAGGAGATCCGAGCCAATCTTTTATTCAATTGTGGGATAGTAGATTGCGTCTAGATCAGTTGCGCCAAATGGGATGGGGCAGCCCCCAAGTTGAGCTGTTGGTTTTGAGCGCTTGCAGGACTGCTGTGGGCGATCGACAGGCGGAGTTAGGCTTTGGCGGTTTAGCCGTGCAAGCCGGGGTTAAATCCGCTCTAGCAACTCTTTGGTATGTCAGCGACGAAGGCAGTTTGGGATTGATGGCGGAGTTTTACGGGCACTTGAAAAATGCTCCGATTAAAACAGAAGCCGTGCGGCAAGCTCAATTAGCGATGTTGCGCCAAGAGGTGCAGGTTGAAGGGGGAATGTTGCGGACTTCTGTGGGTGATGTGCCGCTACCTGCGGAAATCACAAAGACGGGGACTCGGAATTTTTCTCATCCCTATTATTGGGCGGCTTTTAGAATGATTGGCAATCCTTGGTAATCAGATTTATTTTAGTCGATCGACTGTTTGACTGTGCGAGCGATCGACGGCATTGGGGAATACTATAATTAATCGCAGTGTAGATTGAGCTTTCAGCGATCGTTTCATACCAGATATCGCAACGCCATAATTTTTCTCGATCCCGTCATACCCCAGAGCTGGCATCACAGGATTGGGCGTTGCGATATCTGGCAATGATTTCTCCATCAACAGCGCCCTTCTTCCTGAGCTTCGAGATCGAACCGAGTTTCCTCAAGCGTAATCCCTAAAATCGCTTCAATCTTCCTGTGGCAAATTCTCCAGCCAAACCTCTAAATCTGCGATCGACTGAAAATCTAGCAATTCCTCTGCTAAAGTTTCAATTTGCTCGATCGACAAATCAGCAAGTTTGGTAGTCACAGATTCCGGCAAACTTCCCACTTGCTGATTTAACAGACGACGATTTAACTGACGTAAAATCAAGGCTCTTCCTTCTTGTTCGCGGCCTTGCACAATGCCTTGTTCGCGGCCTTGCACAATGCCTTGCACAATGCCTTGTTCAATGCCTTGCTCAATACCTTGCTCAATGCCTTCTTCCTTAGCTTCCCGATAAAACCGAGTTTCCTCAAGCGTAATCCCTAACATCGCTTCTGCCTCCCTTCGGTTCAAATTTGTAAACTTGTAAACCAGTATCGTCGTCAGCATCTCTATTATGGCGCGACTCGCCGCTTCAGATTCCTCTCGCTGCGATCGCGCCAACAACAATCGCGCCGCGGAGGGCGTACTCGCCTCGTCGATAGTCGTCAAAGCCATCAGCGCCACTCCCAGCGGCAACTGTTCGATCGCACCCAACTCATCCAAATATACCCGATGCACCTGATTGCTGTTCAAGAGCGATCGCTCTTGGATGCGTTTCTGATTGCTCAGTCGATCGTGTAGGATAAATTACCACCGCTTGCCAATCAGTAAACCACTGGCGATTGCGATAAAAATACAAAAACGACTCGCCAAACAAACGCTCGTACAGCAAGTCATCCCGCTGAAACTGCACCTCACAAAAATAGACAACTCCCGGCTCAGCATCCGGCGGCAAAAACACCCCATCAATTTCAAACTTCGGTTCCTTCACAGCAACCGAGTCAAATCGATACAGTTGTGCATTCAATGGTGACTCGGACAGTAGCTCAAACAGCAGCGTTGGAGCTTCTTGAAATAACTTGTAAAAGATTGAATCTCGACGCATTAACCGCTTCTAAAAACTTAGGTAAACCTAGGTATAAACTTCTGCGGTGTAAGTTTAAGCAAATCTTCTCTAGTGCGCGAACGCTTCCCCGCAGACTTCTTTGGGGTTGACCAGAAAACTCCAGTTAGAAACGGTATAATAATCGTGTCTACGAGCTATTTTACCGGATTGCTTAGTCTTGTTATTTAATTGGGCCCATTGACCCCATACGTGCTTGTTCGAGTTCACCTCGACATAGGCGGTTATGGAGTCTGGGAGTTTTTCACCTAATCTCATGCCTCTACGAGCAATCACTAAAGCAGCCGCTTCATCGCTAGCAAGCCCGTACATTCTCAAATACTTGAACAAGCCAATAATACTTGTAAATGCAGGATTGACTGTAATTAGTTCAATACCACGGTTAGCAAGAATAGCATTTAGTTGCTTGTAGAATTCATTGTACGCCCAACTTGAGAGCATTCTAGAATACTTTCTGCTGGCTTCACCTAAGCGCTGCTTCTTGTCCGAGAAGTCTAATTCCTCACAAACAATCGGACACTGAAATGTTGTCGCCAAAACTGCCAACTGAAGACAAGTATCAACGATTTGAGCCTGCTGTACACCATTAGGTAAACCAATCTGTAAGGGGATTTTACCTTTAGCCTTTAAATTGCCATCGGTATCAGTATAAGCCCAACCAATTGAACCGGGGTTCATGTCAATCCCAATGCAGCCGTAAGCTCTATCAAAAGACTGGGACTCAACAGGGCTTGGCGTAAAAGATACCGCTACTTTCCATTTACCTTCTTTCTTGAATAGATGCCAAGTCTTTGCACCGCAAGTCGGTAAGCGATTAATATTACGGTCAAAATTACCAATCTCGGCTGAAACATTTTTGCCGAAACTCCCTTCAAGACAAGCTGGAACTCGAATCTTTAAGATAGAGCCGTTCCATTGCGCGATACCATTCCCCAGTGTTTCGTCCTTAGAACCCACAAGAAAGACTTGATTGTGAGGTACGAATACCTTGATTTGTGATACCTTCAGCGTGGCTAGCTTGTTTTGAACAAGGAAAAGTTTGCGCTTTTTGTTGTGAATCTGAAATCGTAAGTTTTGCCAATTAGTTTCCTTGTACTTGAGCGAACAAGACAAAGGGAAATTGCAACCTACTCTGCTACCTAGCCAATTTTTTTTTGAGTAGAATTTGTTCGCCACTTTAAGTTTTTTCTCTGCCTTACCTAACCAAATTTCAATCGACTTCGCCTTACCCGTCAATGTTTTGATATGCAATGAGCGATGCAATGCAGCACCGTCAACTTTGCCCTTTGAGTAAGTGATAACGCCATTTGCGTGACGCTTGTTGATGGAGTAGGTTGCTTGAAGGTGGGTATTCCATTTCGACTTATTGAACTCGGTAAAGGTCAACAACTGATTGACTGTCTCAATCGCAGCAAGTCTAAAGATAGGAGCAAATGCGGTCAAAAACATTTCCATCTGACTGAAGCCTAAAGCATTCAGTTCCGACTCTGGAGTGGACAATCCTTTGACGTAGGTTAGGGATGGCACTGATTCGACCTCTCAATGTAATCATATCTGTACATCTTACAGGTACCGACTGATTCTATTTTTCCGTTTTTTCCCAACACCTGATAGTGTCAACGCTGACTGCTTTCAATTGGGCCAATTCCCCAATAATGATCAGTCTGTCCATGCCGTGCCGAGAATTCTTCCTCTAAATCATAGGTAAATCTAGGTATTTTGGCAACAGTCTGAAGCCCAACATCTCATCTAGCGCACCCAACTCATCCAAAATCCGCAAGCCAGAATCAACAAACGTGAGTCATTGACCGGTAGACAGTCGTGCGGTAGATCAATAGTAGCTTTTTTTATGCGCCCACAGGATCGTAGCCCGATCGCCCCCGCACCTCCACCAGCGCCAAAAACTCAGAATTGCCACAAAAATTCAAAATCCCAAACCCAAAACTGCCTAACCCCAGTACGATCGATCTAGTTAGCAAAAATAAGTAAAAACACTACCGGAGTAAATTATATGGATCTGGTCGTACTCCAGAATTGGCTGGACAACATCTCCTTCGCCGTCTTGTTCGCAACAATGCTCGTTTACTGGGTTGGCGCAGCATTCCCCGGCATCCCCTACCTATCCGCCCTAGGAAGCGCAGGAATGGCCGTCGCCAACCTCTCCATCGCCGCCCTACTCGGTTCCCGATGGATAGAAGCAGGCTACTTCCCCTTAAGCAACCTCTACGAATCTTTATTTTTCTTAGTTTGGGGAATCACCGCCATCCACCTAGTCGCGGAAAACATGAGCCGTTCCCGCCTAGTCGGAGTAGCCACATCCCCCGTAGCAATGGCAATATCCGCCTTTGCCGCCCTGACTCTACCCGACACCATGCAAGCGGCCGAGCCCTTAGTACCAGCCCTCAAATCCAACTGGCTGATGATGCACGTTAGCGTGATGATGCTCAGTTACTCAACTTTAATGGTAGGAGCCCTGCTGGCGATCGCATTTTTAATCGTCACCCGCGGTCAAAAAATCGAACTCACAGGTAGTTCCTTCGGTACAAACGGCAACCGCAACGTCAACTACCGCATCCAACGCGGTCAAAACCCCGAATCTCAAACCCTCGAAACAGTTACCGACAGCACCTTAGCCTTCAACGAACCCTCATTCAACTCCAACAATAACGGTTTAGCCACCACCGCAGTGCTGGAATTAGCAACAGTTCAAACCTCATCAACCGCGCCGACAGAAACCGCAGAACTTCTCTCGCCCCAGCGCTTGAATCTAGCAGAAACTCTTGATAATATAAGCTATCGCATCATCGGTTTAGGATTCCCCTTACTAACTGTTGGAATTATTGCCGGTGCCGTTTGGGCTAACGAAGCTTGGGGTTCGTACTGGAGTTGGGACCCGAAAGAAACTTGGGCACTGATTACCTGGTTAGTATTTGCAGCCTACCTGCACGCCCGCATCACTCGCGGCTGGCAGGGAAGACGCCCCGCAATTTTAGCCGCCACAGGTTTTGTAGTAGTTTGGATTTGCTATTTAGGCGTCAATCTGTTAGGCAAAGGTTTACATTCCTACGGTTGGTTTTTCTAATTTTTTAGCCACCAATCAGCCACAGAAAAACAGCCTATCTCAAACAATAGGGATTAATATCGTCTCCGGTTGTAGGGTGAAAAATTCCATCCATCAGTGTCAAAATCGCTTAAAACCTTTTGTATCTATCGTTTATTGCCTAGTCTCGATCGCCCTTTCAATCCCCTTCCCAAGGGGCGCTAGCGGGAATCGAAACCAAGCTATAAGCGAAAAATACATAGCCTTTCTCGAAAAAATCGGGTATGTCTGGTAATGGGTAATGGGTAATGGGTAGTGGGTAATGAATAATTGGCACGACACCATCTGCGGCACGAGCCAAGCTTTTTATTGATTGCCTTTTTCCCCATTACCCATTACCCCAAACGTCCGCCAATATTTCATAGAAATGCTATAAACAAACGTTTTTAGGCAATGTCAACACCAATGCGATGCCACCTTATAAAACAATCGAGACTGAAAATTTTACTTTCCTCGAACATCTTCCGGACATCCCTTAAATCCGCTACACAATCCACTGCCGAACTTCCTTTCTAGATTAAAAAAATGACAATCGACATTGACGACTCGCAAATATTTCTCAAAGAAGACGATGTTTTGTCTGCTCCTAGCAGCGCTTTGATGTATCAATGTACATTCAAAGTCAGCGAATTTATGACAATTATGCAGTCAAGAATACTAGAACAAAACTTATTTTTAGATGGCATGGATTGCGAGGTATTAAGTGCCGGGAAAGATTGGACAAAAGGCAAACTTAGGATGCGTTTGGAGTTTTACCCGATCGCAAATGAGGTAAAAGAACAAAAAGCCCTTCCCGCTGCCCCGGAACCATCAGACACCGCCGAAAACAGCGTCGTAGATAGCTCAGACGAAACCGATCGAGACGAGCAAGTAGATATCAGCGACTCAGTACAAGCAAGTAGTGACTTTAGTG
This genomic window contains:
- a CDS encoding DUF2887 domain-containing protein; translation: MNSNQVHRVYLDELGAIEQLPLGVALMALTTIDEASTPSAARLLLARSQREESEAASRAIIEMLTTILVYKFTNLNRREAEAMLGITLEETRFYREAKEEGIEQGIEQGIEQGIVQGIVQGREQGIVQGREQEGRALILRQLNRRLLNQQVGSLPESVTTKLADLSIEQIETLAEELLDFQSIADLEVWLENLPQED
- a CDS encoding KGK domain-containing protein; protein product: MTIDIDDSQIFLKEDDVLSAPSSALMYQCTFKVSEFMTIMQSRILEQNLFLDGMDCEVLSAGKDWTKGKLRMRLEFYPIANEVKEQKALPAAPEPSDTAENSVVDSSDETDRDEQVDISDSVQASSDFSVYRYSDNHPQSRGMWS
- the ccsB gene encoding c-type cytochrome biogenesis protein CcsB gives rise to the protein MDLVVLQNWLDNISFAVLFATMLVYWVGAAFPGIPYLSALGSAGMAVANLSIAALLGSRWIEAGYFPLSNLYESLFFLVWGITAIHLVAENMSRSRLVGVATSPVAMAISAFAALTLPDTMQAAEPLVPALKSNWLMMHVSVMMLSYSTLMVGALLAIAFLIVTRGQKIELTGSSFGTNGNRNVNYRIQRGQNPESQTLETVTDSTLAFNEPSFNSNNNGLATTAVLELATVQTSSTAPTETAELLSPQRLNLAETLDNISYRIIGLGFPLLTVGIIAGAVWANEAWGSYWSWDPKETWALITWLVFAAYLHARITRGWQGRRPAILAATGFVVVWICYLGVNLLGKGLHSYGWFF
- a CDS encoding DUF2887 domain-containing protein, which translates into the protein MRRDSIFYKLFQEAPTLLFELLSESPLNAQLYRFDSVAVKEPKFEIDGVFLPPDAEPGVVYFCEVQFQRDDLLYERLFGESFLYFYRNRQWFTDWQAVVIYPTRSTEQSETHPRAIALEQQSGASGIFG